In the genome of Bacteroidales bacterium, the window GGCAGGCAGATCAACCAGGGCGCGGGCAGCACTTACAACGAAAATACAATTTCCAATCATCTCTATTATTCAGCCGATTATCAGAAGCTAGTTAGCGAAATTGCTGACACCAGGGAAATCCTCGATAGCCTGCCCGAAAGCAAGACTGAATTACGGCTAAAACATTCAGGCAAGCTCAATGATCTGGAAAAACAACTGACCGATTTCAAGCAAAACGTATTCAGCCTTTACGAGACCTTTACAAAAATTCCGATCAACACCGCCCGGTTGCAATTGGCCAAAGCGCATTTCGACAAAGGCGAATTCCGCGAAGCCGATGCCATTTTGAAAACCGAAGAAATCAGCAATGAGGTCAATCAACTCAAAATCGCCAAAGAAAAAAAGGAAAGTGAGCTTGTGGAAATTGAAGGTCATTTAGAAAACAAAGCCAATGAATTTCTGATTAAAGCCCAACTATGGAAAACCTTTTACAGCGAACCCGATTGGTTTGATCGCACGGTTGATTGCTACGAGAAAGCCCTTGAAGCTTCCCGGACTGTTGAGGTTATTTTTCAATACGCCTTATTCCTTCAAAATCACAATAAATTTTACCAGGCACAACCGCTTTACGAAGAAGCCTTGAAGCTAAGAAGAGAACTTGCCCGGGAGAACCCGCATACGTACTTACCTGATGTAGCCAAAACCCTTAACAATTTGGCTATTATACAAAAGGTAAAAAATGAATTTGACGATTCAAAAAATAATTACCGGGAAGCCTTGCAGATTTACAGATCGCTTGCCAAAGAAGATCCAGGAAAATATCTACCCAGAGTGGCTGCAACTTTGAACAATTTGGCTGAATTACATTCGAAAAAGAGTGAATTTGGCGAGGCAATGGAAAAATACCAGGAAGCCCTGCAAATACAAAAATCTTTTGACAGAGAAAACCCGGGCACGTATTTGTCTGATGTAGCAGCGACTATGAATAATTTGGCTAATTTACACAAGGCTAAAAATGAATTTGATGTAGCCTTGGGAAAATACGTAGAAGCCTTGCAGATAAGAAGAGAACTTGCCAAAAAGAACCCAAAAACCTATTTGCCCGATTTAGCAATGACTTTGAACAATTTAGCCAATCTTTATGCGGATAAAAATGAATTTGGAGAGGCTTATGAAAAATATGAAGAAGCCTTGCAGATAAGAAGAGAGCTTGCCAGGGAGAACCCAAGAACCTCTTTGCCCGATTTAGCAATGACTTTGAACAATTTAGCCAATCTACATGCAGCTAAAAATGAATATGACGAAGCTTTGGTAAAATATGATGAAGCCCTGCAGATATACAGATCGCTGGACAAAGAGAACCCGGGAGCGTTTTTACCCTATGTGGCAACAACAGTTATCAATTTGAGCATTTTCTATTTTAAATCTCTTCCTGATAAGGAAAAATCAATCACTTTGGCAATGGAAACACTGGAAATTGCAAAACAATTCCCAGATCATTACCAATTGCAGCAAAATGCTCAAAAAGCCATTCAGGTTTTACAGGCACATGGAGTAGATACAGATAAACTGATGAAGAATGTATGATTTGGCTGGCATAGTGCCTTTGGTTGGTGTTTTGGGAGGGGCGGTTTTGCTGCGCCGGAGGATGGGATGGGGGGTGCTGAAACTGAAGTATAAAATCATGAATAAATAACTGGTCTTATGAATATTGAGAAAAAGGAACTTTGGGATGCCTTCTTGCAGGAGTGGCCATTGGAAAGGCTGCAAAGCATGTTGCTCGAAGAATACACCAACCTAAACCGTGAAGATTCGTTCTGTTTTTGGTTGGAATCCAAAACAACAGGGCTTGGCAGTATTTGGGGCGGTTCATCCTACAAATTTGGCATTTATCACCGCAGAAAATCAGCAAAAGAGGATCCGAGATCTGAATACACAACAAAGGGTAATTATTCCTGGGTATTAAAATACGGCCAAACGAAAGAAGCTGCATTTAGCGCAGTAAGAGAAAATATTGTTGCTGTTGCCAGCTTTGCGTTGGACAATGATTTGGAAAAAATAGAGGGTGTAGATTTAGGCCACACCGTTAAATGGAAGATAGCAGCTTTGTACAACCGGCAAATTCCGCTTGTTTACAGCAAAGATGCCATTGTTTTTTTATGCGATAATTTTACCATAGATAAAAAACTTCCGTATTCGGATAAGCTCCGAAAATTGGCAGCACTGAATAGTGGTAAAGATATTCTTTCACACAGCGAAGCTTTATGGACACTATGGGATGAACATAGAAAGGGAGGTTTTCCACCAAAAACCAACAATGGCGATACCAATTACTGGTTATTCCAGGGCAACCCCAAAATTTACAATATAGTAGGTTCCTTGAAGGATAATGCATTGAAATCATGGAGTGTGTCAGCTCACAAGGATAAAATCAAAATAGGGGACAAAATAATACTTTGGCTAACCGGTGAAAAATCAGGATGCTATGCCTTAGCCAGGGTTACCTCCGGAATAGCTAACAGATTAGACGATGATATAGAGCAAAAATATTATACGGATTTGAGCAAACTGCAAAGTACCGACAGAGTCAAAATAGCAATAGAATACAATTTGTGGAATAATCCTGTTCTCAAAGAAGTTTTGATTGATTTACCGGAATTTCAAGGTTTCAACGGAGGAAATAAAGGAACCAACTTTGCAGCATCGCAACTTCATTATGAAACTATCTTAAAGCATGTCAATATGATTGGATCAAATCATTTCCCCCTCAACCAAATCTTTTTCGGCCCTCCGGGAACCGGAAAAACTTACAATACATCAGGCGAAGCCATCCGCATTGCCGACCCTGATTTTTATGTAGCAAATATAAATGACAGAGGAAAACTAAAAGAGAGGTTCCGGGAGTTGCTGATTAATGACTGGAAGAACCCGCAAAAAGGCCAGATCAGCTTTTGCACCTTTCATCAGAGTTTCTCTTACGAAGACTTTATCGAAGGCATCAAGCCGGTTGTTGAACAGCAGGAAGAAATCAATGAAGAGGACAACTACCTGAAATATGATATTGAGGACGGCATTTTCAAGAAATTGGCCGACAGGGCAAGGTATTTTGCCAGTAGCGAAGCGAAAAAGGATAAGCAGCGGATCAGCCTGACAGATGAAGATTTCAAATCTGCGCAGTTTTATAAAGTTTCGCTGGGCAACATAAGTATCCCGGAAGATCAGGCCATTTATGATTACTGTATCGAAAACGATCTGATCTCAGTAGGTTTTATGGACAATTGGGATCTTACCGGAAAAACTGAATCAGAATTGTATAAACTGATTGAAGGAACCAAACTGAGCAATTACGAGCCTCAGGCTATGAATTGTTTTATCCATTATCTGAAAAAGGGCAATTTTGTTATTATTTCGAAGGGTAAAGACAAAGTTAGAGCGATTGGAAAAGTCACTGGCGATTATTTCCATAAACCTGATGCACCAATCAATTACACTCAATTTCGCAAAGTGGAGTGGATCATTAAAAACGCTGATATTCCGGTTGAAGAAATTTATCAGAAGTCATTAATGCAGAAAACAATCTACAAACTTAACAAGGATTGGGTGAACAAAGAGTTTTTTGTCCAAGCCCCTGCTGCTCCCATCAAAGAAGAGCAGCACAACTTCGTCCTGATCATTGATGAGATCAACCGCGGGAATATCTCTCAGATTTTTGGAGAATTGATCACCCTCATCGAGGACGATAAGCGCGAAGGAAAACCCGAACAACTGGAAGTAACGTTGCCTTATTCCAAGGAAAAGTTCAGTGTGCCGGCCAATTTGCACATCATCGGCACCATGAACACCGCCGATCGCAGCATTGAGGCGCTCGATACTGCACTGCGCCGGAGGTTTACGTTTGTGGAGATGGCGCCCAAACCTGAACTGATCAGCGAAGTGGGCAGATCAAAGGGGATGATTGAGGATATTGACCTTGTGAAGTTGCTCACGACCATCAATGAGCGCATTGAAAAACTGATTGACAAAGACCACCAGATTGGCCATTCCTACTTCTTGGATATTGCCAGCTTTGATGAATTGAAACTGGCTTTTAAAAACAAGATGATTCCGCTGCTGGAAGAGTATTTCTACGGCGACTTTGGCAAAATCGGCCTGGTGCTGGGCAGCGGCTTCGTAATCCCAAAAAAAATGAATGATTTTAGCTTCGCTGACTTCAAAGGATTTGATGATGATATTATTACAGACCTGAAAGAGCGAAAGGTTT includes:
- a CDS encoding EVE domain-containing protein — its product is MNIEKKELWDAFLQEWPLERLQSMLLEEYTNLNREDSFCFWLESKTTGLGSIWGGSSYKFGIYHRRKSAKEDPRSEYTTKGNYSWVLKYGQTKEAAFSAVRENIVAVASFALDNDLEKIEGVDLGHTVKWKIAALYNRQIPLVYSKDAIVFLCDNFTIDKKLPYSDKLRKLAALNSGKDILSHSEALWTLWDEHRKGGFPPKTNNGDTNYWLFQGNPKIYNIVGSLKDNALKSWSVSAHKDKIKIGDKIILWLTGEKSGCYALARVTSGIANRLDDDIEQKYYTDLSKLQSTDRVKIAIEYNLWNNPVLKEVLIDLPEFQGFNGGNKGTNFAASQLHYETILKHVNMIGSNHFPLNQIFFGPPGTGKTYNTSGEAIRIADPDFYVANINDRGKLKERFRELLINDWKNPQKGQISFCTFHQSFSYEDFIEGIKPVVEQQEEINEEDNYLKYDIEDGIFKKLADRARYFASSEAKKDKQRISLTDEDFKSAQFYKVSLGNISIPEDQAIYDYCIENDLISVGFMDNWDLTGKTESELYKLIEGTKLSNYEPQAMNCFIHYLKKGNFVIISKGKDKVRAIGKVTGDYFHKPDAPINYTQFRKVEWIIKNADIPVEEIYQKSLMQKTIYKLNKDWVNKEFFVQAPAAPIKEEQHNFVLIIDEINRGNISQIFGELITLIEDDKREGKPEQLEVTLPYSKEKFSVPANLHIIGTMNTADRSIEALDTALRRRFTFVEMAPKPELISEVGRSKGMIEDIDLVKLLTTINERIEKLIDKDHQIGHSYFLDIASFDELKLAFKNKMIPLLEEYFYGDFGKIGLVLGSGFVIPKKMNDFSFADFKGFDDDIITDLKERKVYEITGSEAWGVEDFKNIYQK
- a CDS encoding tetratricopeptide repeat protein, producing MKTEEISNEVNQLKIAKEKKESELVEIEGHLENKANEFLIKAQLWKTFYSEPDWFDRTVDCYEKALEASRTVEVIFQYALFLQNHNKFYQAQPLYEEALKLRRELARENPHTYLPDVAKTLNNLAIIQKVKNEFDDSKNNYREALQIYRSLAKEDPGKYLPRVAATLNNLAELHSKKSEFGEAMEKYQEALQIQKSFDRENPGTYLSDVAATMNNLANLHKAKNEFDVALGKYVEALQIRRELAKKNPKTYLPDLAMTLNNLANLYADKNEFGEAYEKYEEALQIRRELARENPRTSLPDLAMTLNNLANLHAAKNEYDEALVKYDEALQIYRSLDKENPGAFLPYVATTVINLSIFYFKSLPDKEKSITLAMETLEIAKQFPDHYQLQQNAQKAIQVLQAHGVDTDKLMKNV